A portion of the Manihot esculenta cultivar AM560-2 chromosome 2, M.esculenta_v8, whole genome shotgun sequence genome contains these proteins:
- the LOC110608699 gene encoding serine racemase: protein MEMNNHISTEKYAADISSIREAQVRIKPFIHITPVLTSESLNTMSGRKLFFKCESFQKVGAFKFRGACNAVFSLDDDQAAKGVATHSSGNHAAALSLAAKLRGIPAYVIVPKNAPKCKIENVKRYGGQVILSEPSMQSRESTAAKVLEATGATLVPSSNHGRVISGHGTIVLEILEQAPQIDTIIVPISGGGLTSGVAVAAKAINPCIRVLAAEPRGANDAALSKAAGEIVRLPETNTIADGLRAFLGNLTWPIVRDLVDDVIVVEDEEIVEAMKLCFGILKVTTEPSGAIGLAAVLSDSFQKNPRWKDCRNIAIVLSGGNMDLGVVWDSFRS from the exons ATGGAAATGAACAACCATATAAGCACAGAGAAGTATGCTGCTGATATCTCTTCCATAAGAGAAGCACAAGTGCGTATCAAGCCATTTATTCACATAACACCAGTCCTTACCTCGGAATCTCTGAACACTATGTCGGGGAGGAAGCTGTTCTTTAAATGTGAATCTTTTCAGAAAGT GGGAGCATTCAAATTCAGAGGGGCCTGCAATGCTGTATTTTCTCTTGATGATGATCAAGCAGCTAAGGGGGTGGCAACACATAGCAG TGGCAACCATGCTGCAGCATTGTCTTTGGCTGCAAAATTACGTGGGATCCCAGCTTATGTAATTGTACCAAAGAATGCCCCGAAATGCAAAATTGAGAATGTCAAACGTTACGGTGGTCAGGTTATATTGAGCGAGCCGTCAATGCAGTCGAGGGAAAGTACTGCAGCCAAGGTATTGGAAGCCACCGGTGCGACTCTTGTTCCTTCATCTAACCATGGCCGCGTTATAAG TGGACATGGTACCATAGTATTGGAGATTCTGGAGCAAGCCCCTCAAATAGACACTATAATAGTTCCCATAAGTG GAGGTGGTTTAACATCGGGGGTGGCAGTGGCTGCTAAGGCTATAAACCCTTGTATTCGAGTTTTAGCTGCTGAACCTAGGGGAGCTAATGATGCAGCTCTATCCAAAGCAGCTGGTGAAATTGTAAGACTGCCTGAAACCAACACTATTGCTGATGGGCTCCGAGCTTTTCTTGGAAATTTGACGTG GCCTATAGTTCGTGATCTTGTAGATGATGTTATAGTTGTGGAAGATGAGGAGATTGTAGAAGCCATGAAACTCTGTTTTGGGATTCTGAAAGTTACGACAGAACCTAGTGGAGCTATTGGGCTTGCAGCTGTTTTAAGTGACAGTTTCCAAAAAAACCCCAGGTGGAAGGATTGCCGCAACATAGCCATCGTACTTTCAGGAGGTAATATGGATCTTGGTGTAGTCTGGGATTCATTCAGAAGCTGA